The Cervus elaphus chromosome 30, mCerEla1.1, whole genome shotgun sequence genome segment TGCTGTGGACGAGAGGGCGGGCTGGCGGGAAGGCCTGGCACCGAGGGAAAGCTGTTCGCTGGACAAGAGGCCcaccctgccctctgcctgctgCTTCTCAGGAAGCTGCAGCCTCGGAGTCCCTGCCCCGTGGCTGCCCCGTGGTGCCGGCAGGCCCGGGACTGGAGCTGGGGGCTCAGGGCTGTCCCCCCAAGGGCTCTGCCGCGCGGTGCCTGCGACTCTGCCTCCTGCTGCCACCTTCACTCCGCCTGTGGCCACGTCACCTGCAGCCAGTTCACTCGGAGCCTTCGGGCGGGGCTGGATGGCCAGGGTCGGAGTGCCGGGGGCCTCCTGAGGGGGGCCAGGCGGGGACCCCAAGGCCGAGCTGTGGCTGCTGGGCTGGCGAGCAGCCTCCTCGGCCACGACGCCCACGAGACCCGGGCCTGCgggccccccagccccccccaCCCTCCCGCTGCCCAGCTGCCCCGTTTCTGGGGCTCGGGGCTGGGGGACTCGGGGAGGCCCCACGCACGGGCTCCCGCCTGGGGGCTCTGACACTGGGCGGCGTCTGTTCATTTGCGGAGGAGGCTCTGTTCTCACCAAAATCACAGCTGGCGCTCCCTGCAGCTGTCAGCACGCGCCCAGCTGACTCCAGGGGTGGCGGGGGCCCCCCACGTCCTTCCTGCTCACTCGGGGGTCTCCTGTCCACAGGGCTCGTCCCAGCCCCAGCCGGTGCCACTGGCCACTTGGGGACACCCATCCCGCTGCTGCTGCCAGGAGCCGCGGGCGCCGGCACATGCTGACCACCAGGTGCACGGCCCGCGCGGCCACTCTGACGGTTCTCCCAGGCACTGGTGTCACCGCCCGGCCGCTCCTGCGGTTCTGACGGCCAAGGCGGCTCAGAACTCACGGGGGACACGTCCTCCCCACGCACGTCCTCCCCACGCACGTCCTTGGGCTTCAGGAGCCAGTGTGAGGCGCCAGGCCCAGGTCTGGGGTCCTTTCCTCCCAGGGAGCTGTTCTGTGGCTCTGTCGGGACAGCCGCAGGGACGTCTGGACGGCGGGCAGCAGTACCCCGTGGGGCCGTGTGCCTCGGCTCCGCCCCTGAGCCCTCTGGCTGCCGGGCGGCCAGGCTCAGTTCCAGCATCGGTGCACCCCAGCTCCCACTGTCAGCCATGGGGGGATGTGGGGTGCCTGGGTTTCCAGTCACACCGACCCCACCCAGAGGACCCCAGCCTTGGTCTCCCAATGCCCTTTGCGGGGTGGCGGGAGGGGGCGGCATCGTGTGGACCACCGGGAGTCTGACGGTGACCTGTGGGGGCTCCATGGCCGGCTGTGTGCGCCGCACGGCCTGGGCGGAGGGTGCAGTGACCGCGGCCAGTTGGGGGATGTGTCCCGGCGCCTTTTCTTCTGGGAAACTCTCTTGGACGGCGAAGAGGGGTTCCGGCACCCAGTCCACACTTGTTgtgtccatctcatcctctgagctGCAGACGGTCAGGGTGAGCTCGGGACCCACCCCCGCGCTGCCTCCGGAGAGTCCTGGCTGCGGTCCCAGACTTGCTTCCCTGGCCCCCTGAGCAGCCCAGGGAAGACCTGGGCTGGCTGGGCCCAGCGCAGAGCTCGCAGGCTTGCCGCCAGGACGGGCTTGGCACCCAGGGGAGGCTGCAGCGGGGGCTGTCTGGGGGACACACTCGGGCCCCACACCTGGGAGCTCTGTCTCCAGGCCGTCCCTGGAAGCTGCAAGCCAGGGCGTGGAGGGCTGCGGGGGCCGCCACGCCGGCTCTCTGCTCCCGCCGGGGGTCTCTGCCCCGCCGGGGGAGGTGCCCGTCTCCCCTTGGGGCGCACGGCCCACGCCCGTGTGGGTGACTCGGGTGCCGTGGGACAGCCAGCTCCGGGGTCCGCAGACCACGGTGGCGACGCTGAAGGGCAGCGTGGGCTCGGTGGAGCAGGCCAGGAGGCGGGTGGGCGGCGCGCGGAGGCAGCTGCTGGCCAGGGTGGCCATGCGCAGCACGCGCGGCTCCGGCCGGTGCAGCGTCCTCCGCGGCGGGCGCTTCTTCGCGCGCTCCTCCGCGCGCCGCGGCAGGAGGCCGGCCTCCGCGCACAAGCCGCCGCTCTGCGCGAACTTCTCCCGCAGCCTGGCCAGAGCCGCGCTGCGCCCGCCGCCCACTCTCGCCTTCGCGGCCGAGCCCCCCGGAGGCTGCGGGCGGCTCCGCGGGAGGCTGCTCTGCGGCCTGCTTCTCCTCCGCGGCCAGGAACACCTTCAGGATGCTCTTCACAGAGCTCCTCCCAGCCGGGAGGGCCCGCGGCTTCTCGCGGCCCGGCAGCTCCCTGCCGGGGGCCGGGCGGCCGGCCGCCTCCCCGGCCTTCTCCAGTAGCTTGTGGATGGTGGCCGCCACCAGGCTCCGGCCAGGGCCCTGCTTGTCCTTGAAGATCAGCCGCCCCACCTCTCGGGTCTTCTTGAGGCGGGGCTCGCGGCCGCTGCCCATGAACCTGGCCTGGAGCAGCTGGAAGCGCGTGGGCCGCCGCTGGGCATCCTGGGGCTCCGGGGCCCGGCTCGCCCTCCGGGCGGCAGGAGGCCCCGGGGGCGCGTCCTCGCGGTAGGTCAGGTAGAGCAGCAGGCTGCTGAGGATGGCGCGGGCCGCCGGGTTGCACGTCACCCGGCTGACCTTCTTTTTCAGGGCTTGTACGTCGATGGGCGTCTTGTCGCTGCAAATCTTGCTGTTCCTGGGGCTGCAGAAAAAGAATGAATCGTCACAGATTTTATCATCGTTTTTCTAGGGTGAGTCTGTACAACATTTCTCATGGGACGATCCCATTTAAAACACCCCAAGAAGCCCAGAAATGGGGCCTGGGTGCCGAGGGGCTTAGCTTCCCACGCCCCTCTGGGCCACTGTGTCCCTTTCTGTTAACTGGTCATTGTTCTGACCCGGGCCCTCTGCAGAGCTTGGAGAGAGCACTTTGGAAAATGGCTTGCACCTGCAGtgttcacatttttttaatgCGGGCCTTCCTTGTTTGAAGctacaggcaaaggagaaaaggaaaggtattcccatttgaatgcagagttccaaacaatagcaaggagagattagaaagccttactcagtgatcagtgcaaagaaatagaggaaaacaatagaatgagaaaaaccagagatctcttcaagaaagttagagatatcaagggaacatttcatgtaaagatgggcacaataaaggatagaagtggtatggacctaacagaagcagaagatattaagaagaggtggcaagaatacacagaactataccaaaaagatcttcatgacccagataaccacaatggtgtgatcactcacttagagccagacatcctggaattcaaagtcaagtgggccttaggaagcatcactatgaacaaagctagtggagtggtggaattccagttgagttatttcaaatcctaaaagatgatgctgtgaaagtgctgctctcaatatgccagcaaatttggaaaactcagcagtggccacaggactggaaaaggtcagttttcattccaatcccaaagaaaggcaatgccaaagaatgctcaaactaccgcacaattgcactcatctcacacgctagcaaaataatcctcaaaattctccaagccaggcttcagcaatacgtgaaccgtgaacttccacatgttcaagctggttttagaaaaggcagaggaaccagagatcaaattgccaacatctgctggatcattgaaaaagcacaagagttccagaaaaaacatctaattctgctttattgactatgccaaagcctttgactctgtggatcacaacaactctggaaaattctgaaagaggtgggaataccag includes the following:
- the LOC122686700 gene encoding LOW QUALITY PROTEIN: collagen alpha-1(III) chain-like (The sequence of the model RefSeq protein was modified relative to this genomic sequence to represent the inferred CDS: deleted 1 base in 1 codon) → MALTPSPGPQQPGGAFPAKAMGATELTSVCRTLGSRGQGKAGAPPRGCRRGWGAEIHRVVFQERQPATVSRPRPRRAGPVGLPHGLHAVCPGDWEPLGWSRGASTPRDDAGELTTSLGIRHPRNSKICSDKTPIDVQALKKKVSRVTCNPAARAILSSLLLYLTYREDAPPGPPAARRASRAPEPQDAQRRPTRFQLLQARFMGSGREPRLKKTREVGRLIFKDKQGPGRSLVAATIHKLLEKAGEAAGRPAPGRELPGREKPRALPAGRSSVKSILKVFLAAEEKQAAEQPPAEPPAASGGLAAKARVGGGRSAALARLREKFAQSGGLCAEAGLLPRRAEERAKKRPPRRTLHRPEPRVLRMATLASSCLRAPPTRLLACSTEPTLPFSVATVVCGPRSWLSHGTRVTHTGVGRAPQGETGTSPGGAETPGGSREPAWRPPQPSTPWLAASRDGLETELPGVGPECVPQTAPAAASPGCQARPGGKPASSALGPASPGLPWAAQGAREASLGPQPGLSGGSAGVGPELTLTVCSSEDEMDTTSVDWVPEPLFAVQESFPEEKAPGHIPQLAAVTAPSAQAVRRTQPAMEPPQVTVRLPVVHTMPPPPATPQRALGDQGWGPLGGVGVTGNPGTPHPPMADSGSWGAPMLELSLAARQPEGSGAEPRHTAPRGTAARRPDVPAAVPTEPQNSSLGGKDPRPGPGASHWLLKPKDVRGEDVRGEDVSPVSSEPPWPSEPQERPGGDTSAWENRQSGRAGRAPGGQHVPAPAAPGSSSGMGVPKWPVAPAGAGTSPVDRRPPSEQEGRGGPPPPLESAGRVLTAAGSASCDFGENRASSANEQTPPSVRAPRREPVRGASPSPPAPSPRNGAAGQREGGGGWGARRPGSRGRRGRGGCSPAQQPQLGLGVPAWPPSGGPRHSDPGHPAPPEGSE